The Pempheris klunzingeri isolate RE-2024b chromosome 1, fPemKlu1.hap1, whole genome shotgun sequence genome includes a region encoding these proteins:
- the LOC139202753 gene encoding excitatory amino acid transporter 3-like: MEAPQEDTEADQRSADSNNTCCSFFFRNMFQVASLGAVGLGLGFGIVVKTYLPLSDLDKFYIGFPGEILMRMLQFIIVPIIVSSVVTGVCGLSADTNRKIATRATVYFVFTTLMSVTIGFILVLLVKPGAGKHEPDGEEEFFTVDAMLDLVRNMIPGNLILVCFQQNATEVRLDGHYVDGANSLGLIVCSFVFGLTLKKMEERGKIVVDLLNILNETTKYVVNLILCYWPIGVLFMSASYVVEIDDWGTVYKLGKFMAVVVIGLMIHGVIVLPMVYLLWARQNPWAVIKGVSPALRSALVSSRSATQLLILQCCEKRNKINHRITGFMLPIGTNVNMDGTALYEVMAVVFIAQLNDINLNLIQIITIGVIAAVSSLGTAEIPSTEAVITFFVLTAVGLPAKEASVLVVVEWLLDRCNTIVNILGNCIGMALVNQLSKKELQEMEEQDRARTRTAPCLAEDEDSFSTFGSSVTMA; encoded by the exons ATGGAGGCTCCTCAGGAGGACACGGAGGCTGACCAAAGGTCAGCtgacagcaacaacacctgctgcagcttcttcttCAGGAACATGTTTCAGGTGGCCAGTCTGGGCGCTGTAGGCCTGG GGCTTGGTTTTGGCATTGTTGTCAAGACCTACCTCCCTCTTTCAGACCTTGACAAATTCTACATCGGCTTTCCAGGAGAAATACTCATGCGGATGCTTCAGTTCATTATTGTTCCTATCATTGTGTCGAGTGTGGTAACAG GAGTTTGTGGCCTGAGcgcagacacaaacagaaaaatagcTACACGTGCGACAGTGTACTTTGTCTTCACGACTCTTATGTCTGTGACTATAG GGTTCATTCTGGTGCTGCTGGTCAAGCctggggctggcaaacatgagcCAGAtggggaggaagagttcttcaCTGTGGATGCCATGTTGGATCTAGTGCG AAACATGATACCAGGGAACCTGATTCTGGTTTGCTTCCAACAG AACGCCACTGAGGTGCGACTGGATGGCCACTATGTTGATGGAGCCAACTCGCTGGGCCTGATTGTGTGCTCCTTTGTTTTTGGACTGACCCTcaagaagatggaggagagagggaaaatcGTTGTAGACCTCCTTAACATCCTCAACGAGACCACAAAATATGTGGTTAACCTGATTTTGTG CTACTGGCCAATAGGAGTGCTCTTCATGTCTGCAAGCTACGTTGTTGAGATTGACGACTGGGGTACTGTCTACAAACTGGGAAAGTTCATGGCTGTGGTTGTTATCGG ACTCATGATTCATGGGGTAATAGTTCTACCAATGGTCTATCTGCTGTGGGCGAGACAGAACCCCTGGGCAGTCATCAAGGGGGTTTCTCCTGCTTTACGCAGTGCACTGGTCTCGTCCCG ctctgcCACACAGCTGCTCATTCTCCAGTGTTGTGAGAAGAGAAACAAGATCAACCACAGAATCACTGGCTTCATGCTGCCCATTGGGACCAATGTCAACATGGACGGAACTGCCCTTTATGAGGTGATGGCAGTGGTTTTCATTGCCCAACTCAACGACATCAATCTGAACTTGATCCAGATCATCACCATCGG CGTGATAGCAGCGGTGTCCAGCTTAGGAACAGCAGAGATCCCGTCGACAGAAGCAGTGATCACCTTCTTTGTTTTGACTGCAGTCGGTTTACCTGCGAAGGAAGCTTCTGTCTTGGTGGTTGTAGAATGGCTGCT AGACCGCTGCAACACTATTGtcaatattttgggaaattGCATCGGCATGGCGCTTGTCAACCAGCTGTCCAAAAAGGAGCTGCAAGAAATGGAGGAACAGGATCGGGCCAGGACAAG GACGGCTCCCTGTCTTGCTGAAGATGAGGACTCTTTCAGCACCTTTGGATCTTCTGTGACTATGGCATGA